A stretch of DNA from Echeneis naucrates chromosome 3, fEcheNa1.1, whole genome shotgun sequence:
TTTCGTTGTCTCCGATCTCACCACCGAGGTCTGCCGGGTCTCTGTAGCCGGAGGGGAGGTGCTGGCCGTGGGTCAGGCTGCTCATCAGGGGTCGGGGCGCGACCTCGTAAAGGTTTGAGAGCTCCATGGAGAATCTAAACCCGGGCAGACATGGTGATGAGCTCCGGGAATCCAGTTTGGTGAAGTCCGGTCCTCaggtgggagggggggcacaGACCTGCAGACCTGCACTGGACGGACTGTGGATCGGGTTTTGGGTCTGagtgtttgagagcagagggaCCGAAGCGGACTGAGGCGGTCTGAGTCTCCAGCTCAGTGAAGTCTGAGCTGTCAAACTGTGGTTATATAGCAGGAGGGAGTGGgcgggaacacacacacacacacacacacacacacacacacacacacacacacacagggtttaGCTCGCTGTCACTGGAGGTTTTCGGATCCAAACTAGAATCTGATGTTCTTTCAGTACTTGTAAAAACCAAATTCAGGACCGAAGACAGTAAAGTTAATCCAGATCTCGATTAAATGAGTCTGTGAAGAattcagcagaaacagaacaacTTCGTATTTTTCAGGTTTCAGCCTAAATCCTGCAGATCATTCAGAAAACTGCTGCCAcatcatgaaatgtttttaaatttaccGTGAGAGCAAAAAGGAACAGGGACAGATCTGACAGACAGAGTCTGGAGGATCAGACTTGACCCGGAATGCTGCTTTTATGAAACCGGTCCTCACTTTAGGAATCAGCAACTACACAGACTGTCAGCTGCTGgctcagatctggatcaggctgctgcagaggaCCAAAtataatgtcacacacacactcacgcggGCCGGGGTCCCTGCAGAGTCCGGGGACGGGAAGGTTCGTGTCAGGGTGTGAGGGTTCATGTTAGACTGGATCAGACGGACTGGCGCGCCCTCTGTCGGCTGGACCTGATCCAgggtctggttctggtcctTGGAGGTGGATTCTTTCTGGGctctttatttcagtttgattttatcTTTACACCAAAgtctatctctctctgtttgtctgtctatctctcattctgtctctctgtcttgctctcattctgtctgtctgtctgtctgtctgtctgtctgtctgtctgtctgtctgtctctctctctctctctctctctcgctgtctgtctgtctctctcattctgtctctctgtctttctgtctgtctgtctccctctcattctgtctgtctgtctctgtctctctctctctgtttgtctgtctctgtctctctctctctgtttgtctgtctatctctcattctgtctctctgtcttgctctcattctgtctgtctgtctgtctgtctgtctgtctgtctctctctctctctctctctctctcattctgtctctctgtctttctgtctgtctgtctctgtctctgtctctctctccctctctctctctctctctctctctctctctctctctctctctctctctctgtcagtctgtctctctcattctgtctgtctttctgtctgtctgtctgtctgtctctctctctctctccctctctctctctgtctgtctgtctgtctctctcattctgtctctgtctttctgtctgtctgtctgtctccctctcattctgtctgtctgtctctctctctgtttgtctgtctatctctctctgtctgtctgtctctctctcgctgtctgtctgtctctctctctctctctctctctgtctgtctatctctcattctgtctctctctctctgtccgtccgtccctctctctctctctctctctctctctctctctctctctctccttcctgtaCCAAAAACGATAGCAGCAGACTGAGGCCATGCTGCCTTCAGGACATGCTGTACGTTTCACCGTTAGCACAGTCAGAGCAGATGACTCATGTGAGGCATGTTGGAcatgttgacctttgacctttgacttaCTACAATTCATAAACTGTCCCATACTTCATTTGTCGACCTCCTTTATTGTCACTTAGAAGAAACAGGGGAGAGTGACACATTGTCACAGTCAatgtcacagtgatgtcatcgTTTCCCTGTCAGTGAGCTGTAGTTCTAGTTGAACCACATTCCTCAGCAGCGTGGAGGAAACATCAACGCTGAGCCGCACCCACAGGCTGAAGGAAAACGACAAGAAGCCACTGCCACACACGGACAGATATGCGTCCACAGACAGGGCCATCTTCTCCGGGCACCTGGGTTAGGGGAAGAAGGGCAGACAGGAAGCAAGCCAGATGACATCACCATAGTGGACATCTTGACAAATTATAGTGcaacaatcaaatcaaatgaaatcaaatcagatttattcatatagccccaaatcataacaaagttaaatcaaggcacttcacatacagagcaggtctggaccaaactctttagaaaatgaattaaagagacccaacgGATCGTGCCCCCccatgagcaggaaaaacttcctttcacAGCTTATGACTGACTGACAACTGTACAGATCAGCGGGGGAGCCTAACCCCGGTGGACAGCAGGATCAGGCTCCCTGTCTCGCTGCACAACATTTAGGAGGAACAGCAGCCAGTTCAAGTTGTTGACTTGGATCCAAATCCCCCAGATCTCTGTCTAGTCCAGCATGTATGTGATGACCTGGACCAAAAAGTCTGGTCCAGATCCCAGGACTCAGCTTCAGAGGTCTGGAGGAGTCCAAAGAGACTGTAGATGGACCTGAAGCTGTTTAACGTGGTTGAGTCTTTCCatgttctgttttctgtttctgatcagtcgctctctctctgaggTCAGAGGTTAGAAGGGCATCTTAAATAGGCCGAAGTGACTGATTTGTCTTCATGAGTGGGAACTTGAGTTTGTCCCAGGAGGATGAAGCTCAGTGAAGTGCTGTTCCatcaaaaggaagaaaaaccgCTGCAGGAGCACTGAGCAATGGCAGCGCCTTCACTCTGATATggatgtggctgtgtgtgtgtgcgtgtgtgcatgaatATAACCTCAGAGCGTAAACGTAATCTCGTTGTGTGTGCATTGACCTCAGTGTGTACACATCAACAATAAAGACTGTTCTTCTTCAAAAAGAGATTTCACCTAAAGTCTATCTTTATGGCTTCATTCATGAGAAGGACTGAAGAGTGACGAGCAGGTCTCCGgtgaggagctgctggctcCTTCATCCCCCAATTGAAGTCATTTAGTGATAAAAACTTCCTGTTTGATGAATGTGAATATGATGATTGTTGGTTTGAGTCTGAGGTCACGTCTTCCTGTGTCGTCACCAGCTGTAACATGCAGTGTCAGCTGATTGGTTCAAAGGTGATGACGCTGTGAACACAAACTGGGATCATCGATTGTGTTTCGAAGCCTCGTCATTAAGGTGACGTCACGCATTCACACTAACCTCACATTACATAAACAAAACTAGTAGCCGCCTCCTATTGGTCGGCTCAGACATCAATCATAGGGCGCATTGCATCACTCTGCCACACACTCACCTGTGATTGGTCGGCCGCGCGCTACGCTGCCGCCTCCgggcctctgattggctgagcctGGACATCGCCGTACATGGTAAAGGAGATTTCGCAATCGGCTCTTCTCCATgttccaaacaaaaacagtccgAGCTCCGACACGGAATTAAACTTCACTTTCCCCGAAACCTCCGTCCGAACCGGGTGGTCGAGTGTCCGCCGCCGAGTGAAGGTAAACCAGCTTTAACCGTTTCTGGGCTCCGAACGGTCCGAGTGCGGCGGAGAGCCAGTTAGCATCAAAAGCTAAGTAGCTGGCTAGCTGCCCGGCTGGACTGGTTGCGGCTCTGAGCTGAaaatgtggtttgtgtgtgttcgggGGTCAAACTGGACTCGGGTCTGAGTGGGTTCGGTCTGTAGAGGATCCGGTTCTGGACCCGACGCTGTGAATCGGCTGTTTGTGATTCCGACTGAAGGAAAAGTTGATAAGTGTTCGGATTAAAACTCCACCGACCGGTCTCGGTTCGGTGTTTGAGGCGTTTTAGGTTCATTCGGACCGTCTTAAGGTCAGCTGGACTCCGAGGTTTGCGTCCGGCCCACCATGACTCCGGAGTTCCCCAGTTTGGGCACAAAGAGTCGATGATGCAACAGCGGGCAACAGCCGGAGCTCCGCTGGTTCCACCCGGAGCCATTTTCCCTGCGCACCGCCGACCGGCTGCATGGCAACGCGCCGACCAATCGGAGCGGCGCTGTTAATTAGCGTGCGGAACTAGAAGCCAACCAATTAACCGGTGGGATGCTGCAGGGGGCGGGGCCTCCTGACTGACAGATCGGGGTCATCAGAGCATCTGCAGATGTGTAAGGAGCGATCAGGAGGGAAAGCTGGAGAGGCTGCCCCCCTTTTCACCACTTTCCCACTCAATGACGCTCTTTAATGAACAAACGAGGGTTGAGTCCCTGGACCAGTTTTCCCTCCCGATCTCAGCAGCTCAGGTCACACTTAAGCACACCTGAACTGTGACAACAATCTGATGGCCACCGACAGACAGAAAGCTGCCGGTGTAGTGAAATATATGCTTCTTACCTCATATATAAAGTTCATTAGTGAAGAGGTTTTGTCGTTTGCTGGTCTGAAGTTCATTGAAATGCGTTGATGAAAATTTGTGTCGTCagagtcagagctgctgttaaACTTGATGAAATCAGGTGTTCCTATCTTCACCCGTTTTAgtttaaacagcaacaaaaatttttttatttcagctctgagagaaaagagaagctTCTCATAGCAACATGTGACATCTCTAAAAACTCCTGACCAAACCTGCAGAGACCTTAATTAAGACATGATCATAGTCAGGATGGTCTCCATCACCTGAACGTCAAAACCTCATCATGTGAAAGAATAAAAGACGAAAAAAATTGGAGGTTAGCGTCACTTAACAGGACTAGACTTGGTCCCCTCCTTGACTGGAGTTCCAGTGGATCCAGAGACTGACGCAAGTCCGTATGAATGGAATCAGTTATCTAATCAATCAAAGCAATTCCAGCCAAAGTAAATTATCAAGTGAAGTCAGTGTCACATAGGACAAATCAGAGTGGCAGTTTAGGAGGTAAAAAGGGTGAGGATCAGCTGGAATGGAATTTTTTGACATCTGACAGTAAAGCAGTTGTCCGTCATCAAATCTCTACAGGTGTTTGATCATGAACCTGTTCCACTCTCGTCCTCAGGCTCCATCCAGGTGAaagccttttcttcctcttcctgtccccaTTTCATCTCTACACCTGAGGAGACTCTGGTCAGAGATCAGCACCTGCAGGCAGCACATCCAAATGAGCCGGCCGTCGCAGCCGAAAATAACCTCAACTGACCACAACGGCGTGAGTGTCATCCAGAGCCAGGCCCACGCCGCCTCGTCCTCTTCTCTGCCGGCGGTCGTAGCCGGACTGcagcaggtccctcagctcattCCCGCCAACTCTTCAGCAGGTGGCGGTAAGGCCCTTCCCCCCAGCAAGATGAAGAAGCCCCCAGCGGACAAGGACAGCGAGGAATACCGCCAGCGCCGCGAACGCAACAACCTGGCAGTGAAAAAGAGCCGGATGCGCAGCAAGCAGAAGGCGATGGACACGCAGCAACGTGTCAACgagctgaaggaggagaacGAGCGGCTGGAGGCCAAGATCAAACTGCTGAGCAAAGAGCTGAGCGTGCTCAAAGACCTCTTCCTGGAACACGCCCACAACCTGGCCGACAACGTGCAGCCGCCAGCGGGCGCAGAGAGCTCCAGTCCTGCCCCTAACAACGCCTCCACCAATGGGCAGTGAGGCGGGGCCACAGGGATGTTTGGTCCCTGCATCTTCTCTGGAAACACGGCGCCACATCTTCTTCACTGCTTCTCTTTGGTTTATCAgttattttctcatatttaaCTCCCAACTATCCATTTATCAAAAGGTCCTTCAAGGCTCCTGGAAAATCTGGAAAAGTGTGACCAATAGCATCAGGAGCCAGGAAGtcgtatattttttttaatttattgataagTTTGAACTAAAAGGCCAAAAGTCTGATGATTGAACAGTAACTTTGAGTCTGTCCTGGAAAATATTGATCTGTGACTGAAGGTGACTGATCCAAACCTGcagacaggtcaaaggtcacgttGGGTTGAGATGTGACCTCCGATAAGAACCAGTGACACAGGTCCAGCGTCTTCCGAATGGCCAGAGAAGGATGCGACGTTGTGCCGCCTCCACTGCAGGATGAAGATGCAAACTCTTGAATCCCCTTTTTTTAGAATGTGTATTTTCTTCTGTGGAGTTTTTGAAAATTGTtgagtaaacaaaaaaagaacaaaaacctaATGAGATAATTTCATACATTGTTCACTactttttaatgtgtaaaggcCAATtctgtgttttagtttgttcttCTCACAGATTCAAGATTTTAACTGAATTTTTGATACTTTCTGATCCAGAAAATACAAAGCTGTAAATTCAAAACCAGCAGAATTGtcctttaatgtgttttatcGTCACTGTTCACATCCCTGAGAGGGATGTTTGATTTCACAGCCTGGGTCAGCATGTCATGTATGTGCCTGATGCTCATGCAGGTGAACTCACTTGAGCACAAGACTCCATGAATCTGGGAATAGGCATCCTGGAAAACCTGGAATACTCTATTTTATCCATCTGGCCCTTGGGCCTTTTGCTTTCCTTAAAGCTCTGATGCTAGGAGCTGCTGCCTGGAGTCATGGAGAGTCctggaaaagttttttttttttatcaggatTGAAGCTCCAGGCTGCCCAAATCACCTCAAGTCTTCTGCTTCAAGGGGCCACTTCTGGTTTGATTTCTCCTTAGCTGAgggattcatttaaaaaaaaagaaaatgtgtatatatatatatattttttttttttttttttttccttaattaaGGAAAGGAGATTTTAGGGGTTCCTCCTGTTCTGCCATCCAGAGGAGCTTTGAGTTTTACCTTAGTTTGGTCACCGAGGGGTTTTAATTTAAGTTTACGGCTGAGAGCAATTAATCCTTTCAGGCGAAACTTATAGTGTTCTTATTTTAAGGAAATCTGAATTTAGACTTTATGGGAACATTTAAGGTGCTGGAACTGtcatcagtcagccaatcagatccacAGATTCAGTTTCactgctgagtcactgtgacctcacacaTCCTTTAAGTGTCCATGTtaatgatgacatcacagtgttGTTTGACCACATGTGTAACAGACTGACCCAGGCtgaggccccgccccctcctctgCAGACAGATATGTCTGACCCAGACGCTTCAGATGAACCACAGCTTTGATTAAATCCAGTTTTAAACCAGGTTAGGTCGTTAGTTGTCTGCTAATGAGTTCTGAGCAGATCTGAACAGGCCTCTGCTGCAGCCCCCACCCTGTCAGCACGCTGTGAGGGGGCGGGGCCGTGGCTTTTATTATCAGGTGGTATAATTATGTGAGCTTTGTGGGGTCTGTCTTCACCTCTCTGCACGATTGTTGTCTCAAAGCGGGGGTACCACCACACCCcatctggtcctggtcctggatctgGTCCTAGTCTTGTCAAGGAAATGTTtggagagtttgtgtttttctgagccACAGCAGAAAACGGGcttcagtacacacacactgtgtcacCCCTTGAGTCACGTCCTGCAGATTTGTTTCTGCATTGAGATGTTAATAACAATGTTATTAATTAATCATTATTGCAGTACGTAGTTATGAATGTGCGTCTTTGTTCAGACACAGTTTGATGTTTCTGCTCAGACATCGTGATaatcagactgtgtgtgtgtcgttaCCGTTGTGAGAGCGTTTCCTGCTCGCTGGGTGAATCTAGCTGAGCACTGCATtaatctttttcacttttctatcatttgtttttctacGTGTTTCTTCCAGCAGCATGTTTATGGAAAAATCTTTGCATGGGGGGCAGGGGGGTACTTCTGCACTCAGACTAAAAGAGTTTGGACACAGACTGACTTGTTGTGTTACATAGCCTGATGTGTGGTTTGGTCTGAATGTTGCTGGGCAGCATTTCTGTCACTAAGCATTTTTATATCACAGGAGCCGAGGACACGTCCTGTTCATTAAAGTTGACTATAAAAGTTCTACCATGTGTCTGATTTTcatattaaattaataaaattaaataaaaaaaaataaaattaataaaattaaataaaaaaaacagagattCAGAAAACAGCATTGAAACAAagatctttttatttctcaaattCTTTAAAACTCATATTCCGAAGATGAAAATGTGCAGGCAAGTTTTTTATCAAAAGAACCTGAAGCCTTTAAGGTTTTAAGGACTGATTGGTCTGAAGGTTGACCTCCATGTAATGTCTGATCCTAAACCACGTCCAGGTTCTATTTTAATCTCAAGTCTCAAaagtctcagtccacagagaaatccTCACAGCCTGGAATCAGAGTCTGaactttaaaaccagctgtgAAGACTTTttggactttgtgatgtcacaacaaaacagataCCTCCATCGACTACGGCCCTCAAGCCCCACCCACTTGGATCCTCCATCCAAGGGAGATGAGGGAGGAGATGTCCATCCTTCATGTGTCCGTTTGGTGCAGCCAAAGGTCtgtcctcccccccccccctcttgccagagagaggggaggggaggagacaTGACAGTGTGGTACGGTTCGGGGGGGGGTGGCAAAACTCGACCAGAATGAATCAGGTTTCCACAGAGGCAGGCTCTGTGATTGGATGGCTCCTGAAATGCACCCTGGGAGAACCTGGAACTGTTTCAGATTCTagaaacattaacaaaaaaGTCTCAAGGATCCACAAGGAATCCTTGAGCCTCCTGACACCTTGAACCTGCTTAGTGACCCAGTAAATCCTCCCCGAGAACCCTTCAGAGACAAGTCCACATTAAGTCACCTCGGGGGACCTCATTCATCCCCATTAATCCCTGAAACCTCCACAGGCCCTGATCCAGGACCTTCTTGGGAATGGAGTTGGTTTCAAGGCTGAGGCTTTCAAGGTGAGATGAAGAGCAGACGTGGCAGGGTCGGCATGGTAACACCTGTAGTctgaacaaacaggaaaccacTGGATGATAAAAACTGAACCTCACTCCAGTGAACAGCAACAGAAGaccaacagccaatcagattccacctgctgctgctgaagctcgATCGccgagagagagagtgggtcTATCCTAGCATGATCCAGACCTTTGTGGTCTTCTGTGGGCGGACTCTGATCCACACACTGGTGATGAGATGATGGTCCTGAGGTCTGGAACGTGATCAGTTCCTGtgtcaatgatgtcatcatgatgtCACAGTTTCACTGTTATTCTGAAGGaaactttaaaaacagagaaattctTCGTGGCGTTCTTTGggaatgatgatgaggatgatgttATTGATTTACAAGCAAGATCTTcaaacagcttcatcatcaAATGAGCAGCTCGACTGATCATCCTTGGAAACCAAACAAGACCAGAAGTGATGGGGGTGAATGATGCGTGAGGACATCACCATCACCTGAGGCCAATAAACTGAACGTGGACAGCATCTgtgtcaaaggttaaaggtcacagacagacagcatgtCCTCCACTCTGACACTGAGCCGTTCTCTCCTTGCAACTGTTCCATAATTAACCAAAAATAACTGAAGCATCAAGTCAGCATCCAAAAACAACCTGCTCACTCTCTCAGATCTGGAACATCAGCTTTATCTGAGAGAACGGCTGGGATCAGGCTGAGTTCTGCAGACAAGACCAGACTCGTCTGGTAATAAGGCCTCATTAAGCCTCGGAACCACATGAGTCCTCCAGATCCTCCTAAGACTGATGGACACAGACTCGTCATCGCTGCACGACGTCTCCCTTCCTGCTTCACTCTGTTTGAGGCAGCAAGGATGAAAGTGTCTCCACCTTCAGCTTAAAGTTTGGTCTTCTCCAGTCCGTCCAGAAGAGGCTGAAATTCAGAGGTCTTCATTCTTCTTTGACAAACCTGTAGAAACTTAAtgtctcctctgattggctcctgACTGAGCTGGCTGCCCTCCCCCGGtacctgtggaggaggaggtcaaTCTGAGGGCGAAGATTTCCAGGAGAACGAAGAAAAGCTGATGTTAATGTTCAGGATCAttagtttgtgttcatgtgtgtgtatttcacttGTAACGTGTCAACGGTGAAGCAGCTGAACAGGGAAATGTTTGTGAACGGCAGGAAACAGAACCAGAGCTCTGATGTGGCGGCACCTCCTTCTGCAAACAGACGCATCAAGATAAGAAGTTTCTGTTGGCAGTCAGTCCAGGTCAAAGTTCACCTGAGACCAGCTAGGACCTTCACTGTTAAAGCCAAACTGTCAGACTGGAACAAAAAGAGGTGGGGTAAAACTAGAACAGTTTGGGCTGACCTAGAACCTAATGGTCTTGAAGACCTGTTGGTGTAGAGGTGGACCAGTAGACCTGGAACTGATTGGTCTCCACATTGGAGACGTTGGCCCTTCTGTGGAAACCAACCTCTTGGTCCTCACCTAGAAAATAGGTCTTGAATTCTAGATAAGTACCCCTCAGATAGGACCGATTGGATATTATCGAGGACCCATTGGTCTTTACCTGGAGTCCATTTGTGTTGACCCAGAACACGTCTGTCTGGACGTAGACCAACCTCTTCATGTGGAACTTGTTCTAGATCAGGAGCTCTAGAGCTGCCGTGGCTCCCTGTTGCTTTGAGATAAATAATGGCTATTTaatttaaatccattttattgtgttgtgttttttttttcaactaaaTTGCCATGATTGTACAGATTGGGTGAGCTTGTAACATtgaactaaaatgtttttttcatattttgtccaTCAGAATCTTGATCCTTGTTTCTGTCTCCTGCTGCCGGTAACTGAATCATGGCTGGTAGTTTCTGAGGAATATAGAACTTAATTCTTTTATCTCATAAATGCACAAACTACAGTTCTTATAATGCAGCATAACTGTAAGAAACATAACTGTGTATCTTCATTATAGCGGTCAAAAAGGTTTCGTGGCTTCAGATGGGTTCTATTTGGTGGGAATCCAAATAAAAGTAGATGGCTCTTTTAATTCTGAAGGCTTCTCTACATGTTCTAAagttgttgtcagtgtttatCTAGAACTGTTGTTCTAGAACAGGAACTGTTGGTCTTGAAACAGTTGACCCCAGAAcccattgttttgtgtgtgtgtgtgtgtgtgtgtgtgtgtgtgtgtgtgtacagcaaTGCAGCTCTCTCTTCCCACGATGCTttgctctctcttcctttccagATGGGAGACATGAAAACTTTTGAATcttcaaacataaaaatgagCGATGACCTCGTTGTCAGTGGCCAAGTTACGTTTGTTTAAAATCACCTCCTCCGAGAAGCTGGAACgacacacacatctggaaaACATCTGGAGAACATTTGGAAAGAATGAGCTCCACTCACTTCCTCCTTCCCGTTCTTCACTGCATCTAAAGAACAACTTTCACTACAGGCcgtacacacacaacacaacacacacacagtcacagcttCACTTCCTCTCAGAACATTACACTTTAACTGATCAAACCAGGAAATGTTTTAGTAtctgtaaccatggcaacggTCCAGTGTGTAAGTCTGTATGTGTATTTCTGAGTCAGTGTAAATTAGTCCTGGTGTCATAAGGATGGAGaggaaggtcaaaggtcagaagtCATCACAGATCAGCTGGGTTTTCACCATCAGAGAAATCAGGTCTGATgccattctgtctgtctgtctatctgtccgtcctgtctctctgcctctctgtccctctgtccgtccgtcctgtctctgtcccttTGTCCCTCTTTCTatccccctgtctgtctgtctgtctgtccatcctgtctctctgtccctctgtccgtccgtcctgtctctctgcctctctgtctgtctgtctgtccatcctgtctctctgtccttctgtctgtccgtcctgtctctctgcctctctgtctgtctgtctgtctgtccatcctgtctgtctgttcctctgtctgtccgtcctgtctctctgcctctctgtctgtctgt
This window harbors:
- the cebpg gene encoding CCAAT/enhancer-binding protein gamma, giving the protein MSRPSQPKITSTDHNGVSVIQSQAHAASSSSLPAVVAGLQQVPQLIPANSSAGGGKALPPSKMKKPPADKDSEEYRQRRERNNLAVKKSRMRSKQKAMDTQQRVNELKEENERLEAKIKLLSKELSVLKDLFLEHAHNLADNVQPPAGAESSSPAPNNASTNGQ